In Marinibacterium anthonyi, the DNA window AAAACTGACTACGCTCGAACCCTTCGTCCAGCAGGAAATTCCGAAAACCCGTCGCCGCCTTGCGTTGTGGCTTGGTGTCGGTGGGCAGGTCGAACATCACGAGTATCCACATGATCCGGTATCCCGACAGAAAGGCATGGGCAGTAGTCATGTGCCTAGCCCAACGAGGGCGAGTGCATCGGGTGGCGCTGGCAGGGCGAGGTTCAAAGTTCCGGTTTCGAAACTCTGCCCCAGGGAAATGGCGAGCTTGCCGAGCGCCACCGAAACTGGTGTCACGCCGTTCCCCAATGGCATGTCAAGAGAGATGAGGCGTGCCAATGTTTGCTTTGCCTCTGTATCCACTATTGGACCGTTTCTGGCGGCCAGCCCGCGCACGCAGCAATCAACGAGCGGGCGGAACGGCTCCATCAGGTCGTCGGCCAGGGCAAAGGCATTGCCCCGGTTGGAATGATGCAAACCGATGGTTGGATGCAGACCGGCGGCAACAACAGCGCGTGCGGCGGTCGCCCGCAGGACGGTGTAACCGTAGTTCAACATCGCATTAAGATCGGGCACCGTGCGGTCCCGTCTGAAATCTTCGCCCATCATCCGAGGCCAGTAGTAGCGTGCAGCCTGAGCCTCGACATTGGTACTGTCGCCGCTGGTGACCTTGCGCTTGAGCATGGCGACGGGTGCGTGAGCTTCCCCCATCGCCCCCAACGCGGCAGCCTGCATAGTGATTTTAGAAATCACCACCTGCTTCCATGCCTGTTTTCTAAACGGGACCTTGCTCTGCCACTGAGCGCGTAACCGGGCGCCCTGGGCATGATGCCCCTCAAGAGGCAGGAGAACCGAGCGCGGAGCATGGTTGGATCCGCATAGAACAACTGGCGCCCCACGGTCCGCAAGTTCGGTCAGCAGCGAAGTGGACCACGTTGTACCATGGGCGTGAACGATGACCCCAACGATCCGATCCAGCGGGACGCGACCTATCTCCTCGGCTCCTTCACTGATTTTCAGAAAGCCCCGTTCACGCGACAGATGCCGCCCGTCCGTAGCGATATCCACGATCTGATCCATATCTCATTCTTCCAAACCCTCGGAAGGATGGCATATTTCGCCGATTCGGGCGAATCGGGGTCAATGTGTCTCCGCGCCTCCATCCCGGAGGCGACCAATTTCATCGACGGAAACGCGGCGGATGCCCGCCTTGTGCATCGGCCCCGGACTCATCCGAAACAAAGTAAAACTGTCGTTTGGATCACGATCCCGAGCGTCCGCGTTGCTTTCCAAATGAGATGCCAAGAACAATATCCCCGCTTGATTGAACTTCTGCACATAACAGATTACCGTCTCGCCATTCCGCTCCAACGCCACCATGTCGCGCTTGAAGGTCCGTAGCAGGCGTTTAGCTGCTGGGTGAGGGCGTTTTTCGATGCCGGCGTGGGCTTCATAGGTTGTGACAACCTGTGGCTTCACCTTGCCATCCGGCAGGCGCCAAAGCTCATAGCAATGATTGCTGTCCCCCTTGTATGCCTTTAGAGGTCCACCTTCCGAACGGGTGCCGATTTCGACACGGGCGCTTTCCTGCAAAGTCTCGATCAACCGGACTCGGCGAAGGCCCTGATAGGCGCCCGCCTTCTCGGCAAACTGCCTTAGGGCGGCTTCGAATGCCTTGCCCTCTTTGCCACGGGTGGCGATTTCTAGCGCCTTTTGCAGTTGCGGGTCACGGATATTCTTTCCCTTGGGTGTCACGGCGATATCGCTAGGTTTCAATGACAACAGTGGGGTGCGGCTGACCACTGTCATCGCATCAACGACCCCATAAGCGGTGTCGTTGTGCAACTGTCCGGCTGTGCTGTCACGCCCCTGCTTTCGGCCTTCCCGGTCGATGCGACCGTGGTCGGCGCGGTGGCTGACAATGATCTTGTCGAGTTGAACACGTAAATCGTCACGAAACCCCTCCCATGGCGGTGGCGTATCGCGGGCGATAAGTTCGGCGGATTGACCCGCAGCCTCACCCTGACCGGCGGCACGGCTGATCCGATTCAGCAGGCTCCGGTCTGTTGCAGCCACCACAGCAGCGTCGATGGCATGATGACGGTGATCGGTGCGGTTCTTGGCCTTGACCGCGCCGCGATCCTTGTCGCTCAGCAGAGAATTTAGACCCCAGTGCCGCCGCAACATTTCGGTCAGTCGCCCTGGTACCACCCAGACATGGCCTCCCTCGGAAAAGAGCGTGTCCATGTAGGTGCGGGAAATCCGAGCGAGATACTGGGTATCTACAAGTGCCCGGTCGAGAAAGTCTTTTTCACCCTCAAATCGCTCCATCGCGTCCGGTGCAAAGCGCCAACGCTTGTTCTCGGGCAGGTTCTTCAGTTTGGCCTCGATTGTATCCCATTTCGGGGCGTCGCCCCAAGCCTTCCAAGGGGTCTGGTTGCGTTTTTCACGGTTGGCTTCTTTCAGGCAGAGCGTTCGGTTGGCAAAACTGTCATCCAGCGTTCGCGAATAGGGCAGGATGTGGTCCACATCGCACGAGCCGTCGAAGATCATTGTCGCGCTGATGCGTTCACCGGTATAGGGGCAGAAGCGGCGCATCGCGTCTTCCGGATTCAGATCTTCCCATAGACGGAGAAGCATCCGATTACGTCCGTTATCCTCGATACCGAGTTCCTCGAGCTTCTCACTCCGCTTCTTCGCCGCCTCTGTTGTATCGCGGATGCGCTTAATCGCGTCCCGTTTCTGTTGTTCCGATTGTTTCAACTCCCGCGCCAGTTCCAAGACGATCTGGTCAGGCTTGCCATAGGTCTCGATGATCCTGTTCACCAACCGCCGCAATTGGTTCAGTCCGATATGCACGGTCGGATTGGTGATGCGGCCGTAGCGGGTAACCTCGTCGTCGTTTGCGTCATAGGTGCCGGGGATAACATGGCGATCCAGAACCTCGCCGTAATACGGCAGACGGTCCAGGCATTCGCCCGTCCGCTGGTCCGAATGGTGCCAGCCGCAGGCAGCGACGGCTTCCGCATAGGTAACGACATCCGCCTTCAGTCTTTCCAGAATGCTAGTGGTGGCGGTCTGTCCCAGCCGCCCGAAGCCTTCGGGCAGAGGGGCGTTTGCCGTGGCCTCGGCATGGTTTCGGTCGATCGAATAGGCCTGCATCAGCCAATCAACGAGCGCGGCATGTTCAGCCTCGCTCTGGACCTTGCGAACACGCGAGACCACCTCCCATTGTGCGGTCGCGTCCAACGTGGACCAGCGCGGGCCGAAACGGTCAGGATGGGACAAGCTGGATCGAACTGGATCACAGGCGATAGCATCCCGGACGCCGGTTTCGAGTGTGAAGCGTTCCCCGTCGCGCAATTTCAGAGTCCTCGCCAATGCGGGCAGTTTCATAGCCATGGACTTCAGCGATACTGTAGGCTTTTTGTTGTCCAGCACGTAGATGATCTGATCGCGTTCCTCCAGCGTGAGTCGTCGGGTTTCGCGCCCGTCCGCTATGACACGTAACTGGTTTACTGTTTCATAAAGGACCCGGGCCTGTGTTAGCGGGTGCGCCTTGGGCAGACGTTCTTCGGAGGTGAACAGGCACAGACCGACTTTCGGTTCCTTCAGTGGGCGCTGGTAGAAAATCTTTTCAAAGATCAGATCATGCAGATCTTCAGTCAGTTCTGGGTGAAAGTTTGCTTGCGCTGCCCAGAGCTTGCGGAACTCTTCTTCCAGGTGTTTCCGGTCTGGGTAGAAGTCGTAACCGGCCTCTTCCTTACCGTCCGGCCCGTCCCGATTGGCGATAGAGAGGCGGGTGCGCACGGTAGGCACATGGCGCGGGTCGACAGCCCGTTGGCGCCGCTTGTGAAGAAACTCGCCATAGGTTCGGGCGCCGTTAGCCAAAATAGCCAGATCCAGTCGCGCTGTGGCATCCTTGATTTTGCCGCTTTCATTATCGCCCCAATCCGTCTTGCGGTTAGATTTGAAACCACGACGTTGGTTGATGTGAAACAGCGCTCGTCCCAGATGGGTCAGCGGCAGGATCTGATCTAAACCAGTAGCCCGCAGTTCATAAGGGTCCAGAAGTTCCAGCGCTTTTGCCTCTTCAGGGGTGGAAGGCATCAGGCCAGCATTGGCGAGAACCTTCATCAGCGTGGCGCGACGGCGCAGATAGCGGTCACGCCGGCGACGCATGGCGCGCGCGGCACGGCGATCCACGGCCAGCGACGCTCTGGATTTTGGATCGCGGCCATCA includes these proteins:
- the cas1 gene encoding CRISPR-associated endonuclease Cas1, with product MDQIVDIATDGRHLSRERGFLKISEGAEEIGRVPLDRIVGVIVHAHGTTWSTSLLTELADRGAPVVLCGSNHAPRSVLLPLEGHHAQGARLRAQWQSKVPFRKQAWKQVVISKITMQAAALGAMGEAHAPVAMLKRKVTSGDSTNVEAQAARYYWPRMMGEDFRRDRTVPDLNAMLNYGYTVLRATAARAVVAAGLHPTIGLHHSNRGNAFALADDLMEPFRPLVDCCVRGLAARNGPIVDTEAKQTLARLISLDMPLGNGVTPVSVALGKLAISLGQSFETGTLNLALPAPPDALALVGLGT
- the cas9 gene encoding CRISPR-associated endonuclease Cas9/Csn1 → MRLGLDIGTNSIGWWLCETDRADARVRINGVLAGGVRIFSDGRDPKSRASLAVDRRAARAMRRRRDRYLRRRATLMKVLANAGLMPSTPEEAKALELLDPYELRATGLDQILPLTHLGRALFHINQRRGFKSNRKTDWGDNESGKIKDATARLDLAILANGARTYGEFLHKRRQRAVDPRHVPTVRTRLSIANRDGPDGKEEAGYDFYPDRKHLEEEFRKLWAAQANFHPELTEDLHDLIFEKIFYQRPLKEPKVGLCLFTSEERLPKAHPLTQARVLYETVNQLRVIADGRETRRLTLEERDQIIYVLDNKKPTVSLKSMAMKLPALARTLKLRDGERFTLETGVRDAIACDPVRSSLSHPDRFGPRWSTLDATAQWEVVSRVRKVQSEAEHAALVDWLMQAYSIDRNHAEATANAPLPEGFGRLGQTATTSILERLKADVVTYAEAVAACGWHHSDQRTGECLDRLPYYGEVLDRHVIPGTYDANDDEVTRYGRITNPTVHIGLNQLRRLVNRIIETYGKPDQIVLELARELKQSEQQKRDAIKRIRDTTEAAKKRSEKLEELGIEDNGRNRMLLRLWEDLNPEDAMRRFCPYTGERISATMIFDGSCDVDHILPYSRTLDDSFANRTLCLKEANREKRNQTPWKAWGDAPKWDTIEAKLKNLPENKRWRFAPDAMERFEGEKDFLDRALVDTQYLARISRTYMDTLFSEGGHVWVVPGRLTEMLRRHWGLNSLLSDKDRGAVKAKNRTDHRHHAIDAAVVAATDRSLLNRISRAAGQGEAAGQSAELIARDTPPPWEGFRDDLRVQLDKIIVSHRADHGRIDREGRKQGRDSTAGQLHNDTAYGVVDAMTVVSRTPLLSLKPSDIAVTPKGKNIRDPQLQKALEIATRGKEGKAFEAALRQFAEKAGAYQGLRRVRLIETLQESARVEIGTRSEGGPLKAYKGDSNHCYELWRLPDGKVKPQVVTTYEAHAGIEKRPHPAAKRLLRTFKRDMVALERNGETVICYVQKFNQAGILFLASHLESNADARDRDPNDSFTLFRMSPGPMHKAGIRRVSVDEIGRLRDGGAETH